A section of the Triticum dicoccoides isolate Atlit2015 ecotype Zavitan chromosome 7A, WEW_v2.0, whole genome shotgun sequence genome encodes:
- the LOC119332482 gene encoding uncharacterized protein LOC119332482 has product MERSRSYSEKSSTTTTTPAGAVTELRCYSASYVTPKKAAGTASWPPCTTASSSTSAAAAGPKARSWSGSFRSAPAELRRKRRVAGYRVYGVEGKMKVSLKNGVRWLKGKCTQVVDGFW; this is encoded by the coding sequence ATGGAGAGGTCAAGGTCCTACTCAGAGAAgagcagcaccacaaccaccacccCGGCCGGCGCTGTCACCGAGCTGAGGTGCTACAGTGCCTCCTACGTCACACCCAAGAAGGCAGCGGGCACCGCCAGCTGGCCTCCTTGCACCACGGCTTCTTCCtcgacgtcggcggcggcggccggcccgAAGGCGAGGTCGTGGAGCGGCAGCTTCCGTAGCGCCCCGGCGGagctgcggaggaagaggagggtgGCCGGGTACAGGGTGTACGGCGTGGAGGGGAAGATGAAGGTGTCGCTCAAGAACGGCGTGAGGTGGCTCAAGGGCAAGTGCACCCAGGTGGTGGACGGCTTTTGGTGA